One part of the Vicia villosa cultivar HV-30 ecotype Madison, WI linkage group LG6, Vvil1.0, whole genome shotgun sequence genome encodes these proteins:
- the LOC131609510 gene encoding uncharacterized protein LOC131609510 has protein sequence MSFMKGNLLSRTRKLVKGLAKAEPVWLKAMEQAPPATFPRPEGKIPTITLPEDVYVKRFYKKYPESKYHDPIKFNAIDPPPSRLFALRVLELKEQGIIDEEAMEVADMEYLAEKKAKKKAYARLKQIARLQGKRLPPNPYPCPIKEIQAEERRYVRDRFFNPKILEIVKQKKEESMQRFGRGDW, from the exons ATGTCGTTTATGAAAGGAAATTTGCTTTCCCGAACGAGAAAGCTTGTCAAGGGGTTAGCCAAGGCTGAACCTGTGTGGCTCAAAGCCATGGAACA GGCACCGCCAGCAACGTTTCCGCGACCTGAGGGGAAAATTCCGACCATCACGCTTCCTGAAGATGTTTATGtaaaaagattttataaaaaatatccaGAATCTAAATACCATGATCCCATCAA GTTTAATGCTATCGATCCCCCTCCATCTCGTTTATTCGCCTTAAGGGTTCTTGAGTTGAAAGAGCAAGGCATTATTGACGAAGAAGCAATGGAAGTAGCAGAT ATGGAATATCTAGCAGAGAAAAAGGCAAAGAAGAAAGCGTATGCCCGTCTTAAGCAAATTGCGCGCCTCCAAGGAAAGAGACTGCCTCCAAACCCATATCCTTGTCCTATCAAGGAGATCCAAGCTGAGGAGAGGAGATATGTTCGCGACCGATTCTTCAATCCCAAGATACTTGAAATTGTgaaacaaaagaaagaggaatccaTGCAGAGATTCGGAAGAGGCGATTGGTGA